Sequence from the Candidatus Binataceae bacterium genome:
TAGTGCGCGCGGATTCTCGACGCCACCGCATCGCTTATGGGCGCGTGCTGCGGAGTGCGCACGTTTGCCCGATCTGTGCGGCGGACGGCAAACCCGGCAACAAAGTCCACGATCACCGGTGCATGATCGCTCAGGCCCGTTCCGATCCATTTCGCATAAGTACCAATCGCCACTCGCTGCAACAGGGCAGCCGCCGTCCGCGGCACGAAGACATAATCGATATGAAACTTCGGCCCGTTGCGCGAGCGATTGCGCCAGTAGAGCGTATGGTGGCGTTCCGCGCCCTGCTCCAGTGCGAAGAAAGCGTGGTAGGCGCTGACCAGGCCCAGCGCCGCGCCTGCCGCCATGGTCGCCGCGTGGTTACTCGCCTTGCCCGGCCGGTCCCATCGGACGTGATTGTTCAGATCGCCCGCCACGATAGAAGCGCGCTCGATCAGAAAATCTTCGAACCGGGCGAGCGCGAGCAGCACCGGTCCGGGCGAGCCTACTCTCACAGGGGCCTTTCCGTAGTGCGCCCAGAGCGCGAGAAGATTGAACGTGCACGGCCCCGACACTCGTGCCGCAAGCGCGTAGGTGATTGCGGCATCGTCGCGGGCGGTGCGCTCCAGCCGATAGCGTCCGAACGAA
This genomic interval carries:
- a CDS encoding endonuclease/exonuclease/phosphatase family protein encodes the protein MRLVTWNCGGGFHRKFSALRALAPDVAIVQECADLDTLVRKTPGFAPADALWSGDSPNRGLGVFSFGRYRLERTARDDAAITYALAARVSGPCTFNLLALWAHYGKAPVRVGSPGPVLLALARFEDFLIERASIVAGDLNNHVRWDRPGKASNHAATMAAGAALGLVSAYHAFFALEQGAERHHTLYWRNRSRNGPKFHIDYVFVPRTAAALLQRVAIGTYAKWIGTGLSDHAPVIVDFVAGFAVRRTDRANVRTPQHAPISDAVASRIRAH